The DNA sequence TGATTGAGCAGGCACGTCCCCACATGACTTAAAGTTCTCAATtcacttggggttttttgtaaaatgttttttggTTAAAGTTTGTTTGGACACTGTTCCTTATAAATTCTTACCACTGTGCAAGGTCTCAAGGTTTCTCACTGATGACCACTTTTACACATCATGAGATAGCTAATATTGAATAATAATCGGGGGGGGGAATGAGACTTTGCTTCACTACAGagataaacaaaaacaaatgaggaattttatctttatttcatGATGTTAGCACAATAAACTCACACAGTAGCATTGATCTGTACTTATTtaacaaaatacatttatagcaatttacaaattattttccatttgaaaacaTGGCATAACATTTTATTAAACACAATACTTTATATAGAGaattctcatttaaaaacatattttatttttaagtattttcttttctcagtaaAGCACAGCCTAACAAAGAAATTCGTGCCTGTTAGCAAGTAAGAAATCAGAACACTAAGAAGATGTCACCTGTCAATTtatttgattaattttaaattaaggtACCAGTGGAATGTAAACAAAGAGTAATTTTACAAAAGGCTCCTTATCAAATATACATGCAGAGGTCTGAGTTCCAATGTATATATTATTACATTTCTGCTTTCTAACGTAATATAATTTGATAAGCCATTATTAAAAACAGTAGCCTTTGGCACTTTGAGTAAAAAAGAATATATCAATATTTATGTATAGAACATAATTTCAATGATTACACAAGAGctttaaaatcttttcttaAGAAATAGGAAACTTTAGGAAAAATATCACGCTGCACTTGAAATAGTGCAGCAAGTTTTAGAGTAATAAAAGCAACATATATGCCAATATATATCTGACTAAAACCAAGGAATAAAGAACAAACACTCCCACCAGGAATCCTGctgtttccaaaacagctaaatTGCCAGAGGGAACATTTTCTAATCTTTGCTTTATTGCCATTATTCTCCATttcaattttcctttatttccagGTTCATCTACTTATGCTCTTTTCCCCTGCACTTACAAACTAACAAATGATTGCATCTTATTTCCCTGCATTGATAGGCCAACAGTGTTTGTGTCTTACCCATTCCTTTAAAGCTAATCCTACCTGCTTTATCCTGTACCTAGACTAAAATAAATCCAAAGGGTTTTGTTCATGAGAGTCTAAGTGTTTGTAATTCCTAGGAATCTTGTACAAAATTTCATATTAAATACCAAGGACTAAAGAGACatcctttttaaaagaaaaaacaaatcctGACTTGTAAATACTAGCATCTGAGAActtatttctaaaaatacttttttttctttttctcctggtaTCTATGATTATTTTTCCCAGCTGATGTGCCTTAAAGTGTGTCTTCAACATACAATGCCTTTAACATACACAATATGCTGCAACCCTACTGGGTAGCTTCTTACATGCAACCTGCAGAATACTTTCTCCCAATCATCCTAAGTATGATGGGGAAATTTTGTATCAATAGCAGAAAGAGTATGGTCATTTCCTTAAGGACTGACACTCTTCCACAGCACTGGGTGATGGGCAGGTGAGGGAAGCATTGCTTGGCACAGTTGGCTTGACAGCAAGCATTCAGCTAAGCCTGGAGCACCTGTAAAACTGGGAAGTACATATAAAGCTTTCCATTGACTCGCAAACGCCATCCTCATACTTGTGAAATTACTTAGGtttggggctgggtttgggattttgttttggtttggaagtctttttttgggtttttgttttgatgtttggttggtttggttttttttttttatttttggtctgTGTTTGTTGTGCTGTTTATCTTGAACAAGATGATTCTTCCTTCTACCTCCGAGTTGGCTGGGGTAGGGTGGGCTTTTCCTTAGAGTTCTGTGGGGTAGGATTTGTAGACAGTTTTTAAGTATAGAGAATGTATCTGTTTCTCTGATACCCTAAATGAGAAGAGGATTTAGACCAAAACTTCTCTCAAGAAGCCAGAGAACAGACCTGATCTGCTACTTCTTATTCAGTGAGAGGACTGCTAAGGCATTCCCTTGCCCTCCTAGCAGGGGAGCTGGCAGGTGTCTGAGAGTAGTTCTCTTTCAGGTAGAAATAGGAGAGAATGAAGAGCTGCAGTGTGTGAGCACTGCCCCTGGCTTCCTTCAGGGTTTAAGTCAGACCcaaatgaaatgaaacatttcttctAGCAGGCCCATTCTAGGACATGCCATGTTTATTCCTTTCAGAGCTTATCCTTTCAATAATTTTTTGGCAATAGAGATTTTTAGCAGGCaagtttttttcattatatcCAAAGCTCAGTTTGTTAAAATAATTCATGTTCTCTCAGTTGCAGAGACCTTCTATATTCTTAAGTGGCAGTGGTGGGAAAAATATCATGCTTAAGAAGGCTCTGGAGGGTGTCTCAAGGGAGGTGAACTGTAGTAGTGGCACAATGCAACACTTGTTCAGTGATTCTGCAATACCAAGGCATTCCATTCTTTAAAGCGAAGCACAAATCCCCTACGTGATGGTGATTGGGGTGAAACTTGTGATTGTTCTTGTGGCATACTAAGCAAGTGAGGTGAAATGACTGCTTCTAAGTGTGAGCTATAATATTAATTCCTGTCTCCTTGGAAGCTGGTCAGGAAAGTTGCcatctatttttatttactcaTGGCTCACCTTTCACATTTGCACATCTTGCAATTATTGGTGTCCTGCCTATTATTTGTTGAAAAACTAATAGAAAAATTGAAGGGTTGCTGAAGGACAGAAgaagaagtttaaaaatgtaaaatctgAATGACTTGTAGTACTTGATAAGACCCCTTAAAAAACGTAATTTAAAACATTCTACAAGTTAGCCCACTAAGAAGCAGCCTCTTCATTAGTAGCACCTGTTCTTAAACAAAAGTTGAGCAGTAGCAGCAAAACTATTCAAAATAGATAGTCATTCCATTCTAATGGAATGTCACCCACACATTTTTTGTTGCAGTAGACATCTTAAAGAACTACACAAAACCTTTGCAATCTTTGAATGTGACAGATCCACTATAACAAAGCTGTAAATATTTCCTACGCTAAATGAATGCAGCCAGCATCATCATAGTATTAGCAATATTACTTGTAAAGTAACTGCACATCAATATGTCATGTTTGCAGAATCTAATAAttatgcaattttttaaaacatgtaaaGTTATCATCAGCACCATCCTGTATTAAAGATTTGGTGCAAATTCTGCCAAGATGAATATATACCACTGATACAACCTTTGCTGTGAAAAAGTCAGTAAATTTTGgacacaaatataaaataaaaggttGGCACATTCAGGAAATACAGTGTCTGTGTTCAAGACCATTCTTTTAATTGACATCATCACCCTCAGATATATGTTTTGAATCTGAAGAAACAAGTTGCATGAAAATGCTTCACATTAGTTCTGGCATTGTGCTTTTCCCCCCACCACATGCTGTTCACAGGCTCATGCACATTGCACATCAGCAATGCAGGGCTGCTGGTCAATATTTTGGCACATAAAGGTAAATATCAGCTCAAAACAAAGGGAGCAGAACCTGTGTCAAGATGTGTTTACTTTGTGGTGGTATGGACCAGTTGATATGTCTCCTCTTAATCCTTGTATGCTCGTGTGGGGGATGTGCCTTTATAGAAGATGTTTCTGGTGTTCTCTGGACTGCTCCCTCTCTCAGGGATTAAAATGATGTTACCTTTTCTTCGAAGTGTTGAGTCCCGGCTAGAAGAAATGGACAGAGTCTCTGAGCCAATCTCACTTCCTTCCACTGGTGTGACTCTTATCGTAGTGATTCCATGATGGTGATGCTCAGCGTTATCTATgttgcttcttttcctgtcacCTGACCCATAACTGTCTTTTAAGGAGTCACAGCTCTCAGAGTCTCTGTTAAGATCATTTAGCTCGTATGTTTGACGAAGAGTGACTTTTTCAGGACCTTTCCATTTCCATGACCCACTTCCTTCACCTTCTGATGGCATCTGAATTACAGGTCTGTTATTTTCTGGATGGGCCTCAACTCTAACAATGCTGCTTGGCTCATGGTCTGTCAAGGTTTTATATCTGATGGCTCCTGTACAGGTCACTGTGCTTCCCTCTGAACTCTTTGGACTGCCCTGAAGCACCCCTTGCTGCTTAGACATGGCTATTACCTGCATGATTCTTGGCTGGCTATTACTCCTGCATGCAACACTCttctcagcagctttcagcCATTTAGCTCTAGCTGAACTAGTTTTAGGTGATGAGTTCACGTTCTCCTGAGTCTCTTCAGGAATGTGTACTAGCTGAGATGAGCCAGGACGGGACTGAATAGAGACCCTTGGCCCACCAGTAAGACCTGAGTTGTTACAACCTGGTACACTGCCAGGTTGGATTTTCAGGTATTGGGTAGTTGGGCCATGATGATCACCATTTACACCCACTCTGGAAGGTTCTGAGCTTGACCTCATTTCGATAGCCCTTGGTGGTGACTGGCCAGATTCAGTCTCTATTACCTGCAGTGACAACTTTCGACTTTCATTCTTGTTCTTCCACTGGGACAGCAGCTGTTTGGAACGGGCAGAATCCATTGATGCGTGTATTGTTGCATTTCGTCTTGCTGGATCTTCCAAGGATGGTGTGTTGACTCTTGGCAAAGTGTTGCTGAAAGTAACCATGTTCTCCTTTCCCATTGGGCTTCGTGGTGTTATTATTTCTACATCAGCATTTGCTCTCTTGAGATTGGTCAGAGAGCCCGAATCTCTGTGGTTTCTATTCAGGATACCTTCTGTACGGTGAGAGACAATGCCATCGCTGCTGCCGCCGTTTTTACCTGGCAGGATTCTGCTGGCATCTTGACTGAGGTCTGTCAATGACCTTAGAGGTTCTCTGTGAAAATTTTGGTGAAACACATTCTCGTCACTTGGTAAGAAGTTCCCCACAGCATACAGGCCCTGATATTTGGACAGAAGCATCAACACTCGGTTAAGAAAGTTGTAAAGGACACATTTTAAGGTACTTTCATtgcattattttgcttttaaatagaATTCAGTGACATAATTACTTCAGCTAAACTGATGATATGCTTACTTGCCTTTCCTCACTAGTATAGCCTCAGTCCAAGTCCTCAGTCTGATACCTCTATGTATGTATGAAGTAGTCTCACTAGGATAACTAAAGCATACTATTCATGGCAATAAACAGTCAtgagctttcttctttttaccGAGGAACAGATACAGCCACAGAAATAATGTCTTGTTAGATAAATAGCAAAATAGATGTTTGTAGTCTCTTAGGCAAGACTATTTTACAACTATACTACCATCTACTCTGATTTACTGAACCTTGTTACAGCTAGAGCTGTTCTCAGCTGTTAGCAGATTCTGCCCTTTCTGCTGCACAATAACCATTTAATACAATATCTACATCATAGAAAAATTTATCAACTTTAAATCAATTGCTTTCCAAACTGTGCAGAACTTTAATAAGATTTAGttataaaacattttcctaATTAGTAGACTTGCTGTAAAATGCTGTCATTTTGAAAAGACTCCACTGAGGTCGTTCTGTGAGAGGGTCAAATATCTGACTTGATCACTTGAGTTACTTGTTCTTTACACTCCTTTCAGAATTATTTGTAATTTTACacccctccccatcctcctgctgGTGCATAGTTTTGAGGGCAGATTTACTGAGCACTGGCTATCCAGGACACCGTACTCTCTGCTGCATGATGTCACACAACAGTATATGATGACCTTACAAAGCATACTTTTTTGGGTATTTCAGACATGGGGACAACACCTCCATTTAGGTAAATCTACAACAGggaataatttgaaataatattCTCAACAGAGTGCCTTTCTGCTCACAGTGCAATCATAGAAGCTAACTTTAGTAGCTCATGGGGTTTCTGTTATTACCCTGTCTGCTGTTTCTTCTGCCATTGTGAAAGCCATTTTTCCCTGGTCACCTCTGCAGACCATCTGCAGATATCTTAGATTATGTTATCACAGAAAAATGGGGTCAGGAAATTAACTAATTTTGGTATTATACTAAAATTCGTCATTGACTTCTTGGGGGTAAAATCATGCCACTGGCTGTTAAGACTCTTCTGTTCACCTGCCCACACTCAAGCAGAAGCTTGATTGTCAGCAGAAGCTCTGATTGCTCCCAGGCACCTGTGCTGGTCTCTGAACATTCCTGCTGGAGAAATACTGAGAGCAGCGAGCAAAAGCAAGTGCTTGATGAGCTTCCTCCTGACAGGTACAATCAGGCCTGACCTACATGCTTCCTTACAGGACCCTTCCAAGGTGCTCCATCTCTTCTGACACAGTAGAAAGCAAAAGCATAGGAATAACCTGATTTGACCACCCTTTTTCCCCTGCATGGTTTCCCTAAGGACTTCAAAGAATCACAAGTGTGTAATATTGCCTTAAATTTTTTGCAGTTTCAGCAATTCACTCAGCTGAATTGCTCATACCAATTCAATAACTTTTTGAGATCATAAAGTGAACACTGTCAGTATCAACTCAGGTCAGCAACAAATACCaattaatcaaatatttttcttgtgctATGCTTTTAAGTGTGGATTAGAAGAGATGAGAATATATAAGTGTTTAATGAAGCACATAAAGTTAGAATTGTTTCTGTATACAATGCCAGATGATTATATTCCACTTTATGCACTGTTATGGAACTTCACATTGAAGtacttgtttgctttttcctctttgcttttaAAGTCATTATCCCTAATTCATCATCTTCAACACATATTGACTTTATTTATACCTATGACATGTGAGCATGATGAAaagttttcataaaaataaccAGTACTCTTATTCCAGCCTTATAAGTTTAATTTGCTAAAACTTAACCATGACTATTATATTTACCAAATAGAGAGCAATTCCTCCTCCTATGAGAAAGCCACAGTAAACATCAACTGGGTGATTCTTATACTGGGTGATACGAGTCAGACCGCATATAATTCCACAGATGATAAAGGCGAAAACCAAGAGTGGTTTAAGAAGTTTTGAGGAGTCTGTTAATGTAGAATTGAAGTACatcttgaaaaagaaagaaataaagaagcaaTTGAAGAAACTTAAATATACCTAAGAGGATTTTAATTTCTCacattcagtgtttcttttttatatagACCACTAGTACACAGTAATATTACAAGTAatctatttaattttactttacaGCCCTATTAAAATTTGCTCACTTACTGCAGAAAGATCTGAAATCACAAGGAATGGATTTCCAAAAACATAGGCAGTGTTGTTTATTGACATCAATTAGGATAAGTATTTTATGCCTCAATACTGTTCCAAATTAGCACCTAAATGTTCTATAAATGTGACTAAGGAGCCACCGCTTGTGAAATGCAGCAGCCAGATGTCATGCCAGATGAAGGCAATAACCTCTTCCTACAAAAGCTACCACCAGATGCTTTAGAGAGCCATTTCTCTACTGAGGGCCATAATATCAGGGAGGTCACAAAAATTAAGTGGAGGTGGTTCATTAGTGTTATTCCAAATTCTGGCCTTTTTCTAGGCAGAATAAATACTGGCAAGCTCTCAGTACATGCACAATACAATTATCTAATGCCATTAACTGGTCGTTACTGTTGTTCTCCTCTGATTTTTACAGCATGAGTGATGGATTTACTTTTTAAACTTCAAGTAAGTTGTCTATAGTACAAACATTGCAGGCCATACTGAAGAAATATTACTGCTCGGAAGTGCAAAATCAGCTGTGATTGCTGCAGCATGTCCCACAATTCTCTGCTAGTGACTGATGGGTTTTATTCACTTGCTTTGCAGTAACACCTTGAAGGCCTCTGGGAGGGATTGTGCCATTTCATCCATGCTGCAAATCTCTGGAGGTGAAACCAAACTACATCACATCAATGCATGGCCCTTAATGCCTCAGATTTAAAAGCAGCAAATCAAGTGAAGACAGCAACAAAGAAAAGGCAGCATACATAACAGTTAATTTGACTGGTAAGTTAAAATACCACTCTGTAAGACAGATAAGCATTTTATATGAGGATGATATGTGGCATCAAATATACTTTAacataatactttttttttgcttcttaaCAAAGGATATGAAACAGTTGAATATTTTCCTGATTCTTtaacagctgaaataaaaccagctttattagtaattttattttgctttcaaattgGTAGGATAAaaacatccatccatccatccatccatccatccatccatccatccatccatccatgatATCCAGGCAACACATAATTTTACAATATACAGCAAATTACTTTTTGACTTTTGTCTTGTATAAATGAAACTGAACAGAGTTGGTTACTCACCGAAATGTACACTGCTGCAAAGGCTGCCAGGGTGGCATGCTGAGAGGGGAATGACTTTCTGCCAAGGAAGGACACTCAAATTATACTTCTCAGTTCAAATGCACAGTGCTAGTGCTCATTGAAAAAAACACTGGGTGGTACAGCCATCTTATACTTCCTAAGCAACATGTGATCTATCGGTAACATTTGTCATCAGGTGACATTTTTCTCAGAGAGAGGCAAACTACATCTTTATTTGCTATGTCTAtaggtttatttaaaaaaaaataattcagcacTTTACATCCTGACAGAAGCTAATGGAGCACAACAACATAGGGAAGTTATTTTAAGAATTACTGGGCCCCTTCTTGATGGCCAGAGAAAGACAATAAATGAAAACATGTCCAAACTCTGAGATAGTAGGCAATATCAGGTCTGCTCTTGAAATTGCTGAGGGCCTTCTACTCCCTCTGAAAATCTGGAGACTTGAATGATGTGGACTGGGTCTTGAGTTACAAACTTCGAATATGAAATTTAAAAGTGACAGCTCAGTTTCTACTTCTCTGACAAGAAAAGGAGGTTTTGTGCAAGCAGGTGCTACATAGAACCATCACATGAGGCTCTTTAACATTTTAGTATTATTCTAGACCCATTTCAATTCTCTAAAAACAACTAAAGAAAAGTGATGTGAATGCAAAAGAGGTTTTTACATagtagagagaaaaaaagctaGGTTTGAATTCAGTAATACCTGTTCCACAGTGGACATCTAGATCACAGAAACCCTAAAAAAGTCTGTGACCTCTGAGCTCTAGGAATGAGTCAGATACAGTGAGGATTTCTCTCTTTACAATGGTATAGATATGTAATGTAACATACTGCATGTCTTAGTGAAGAAGGGATTGTCTACCTTGTAGTCACAACAGCAAGTTTCACCTGAGAAAGCTCAGCTTGGGATAAATACTTAAACTGTAATTCGGCTTCATAGATGGGTTTTGTCACTCTGAGCTCCACATACAGCCAATTTCCTAGCAACACCTGAGTGAGCTAGTTTAAAATAGCGGAGACTGAAACACGGTCCTTTAACTTTAGACAGACATTTGTTCTGCAAAGCAGAAGAGTCTAAATTTCTTTCCTACGCATTTTGCCTTGTCTGTTCTACATAATTAATTGGCAGTTAAAAATGTGCATGTAGTTCAGTGTGAATGCCATGCTGCTGACCTGAATTTGCGCCTATGGTGCCAGCAGGTTCATGACCCTGGCCAAGATGAAATATACATGGTTtcttttgcatttctaaagACAGATCTAAATCCTtctttatcttattttatttttgaccTCCCTGAACAAATCTTTCACAAATAGTATTCCCGTGGAACAAGCTCAGGGTCGAGGACAAGGaataaagacatgaaaaaaaggTAAATGTTTATAATGGCTAATCAACTCCATTACCCTGTGCAGGTTTTAATGAAGCATAAATCTGCTTAGAGTCTCTATGGAACTGATGTGTATATTTGAGTCTACGAACTTTTCTACCACTTAACCTTAATTTGATGGCATTTTTGTAGTATATAAGGTGTGTCACAATGGCACAGtcaattttctctttgttctctTTTCTATTCACATGATTTTCAGGGCAAACACAGACTAAATGCATTCTCTGTACTCTCTAATGGTGTCACTGCTTTTGTTCCTCTGTTATCTTTTaatctaaaatgaaaataactcCAGCTAAAAATATGTAGCCTTTTTGTATGGCTCTTTATTGAAAAGGTGAACAAAGGTCTCAAAGAAAAAATGTCCTGAACTCCTATGACAGTGTATCACTCTAAATGCTCATGCATGAGGATGTGTAGAGAGGGAACAACAAGAGAGTCCCACTGAGAGAGAGAGTCATACGGAGTCAGAACATCAGAGATGACAGAGGACAGAGACCTCACTGGAGAGCTGAACAAAAGTGACTGAAAAGGCTCTTTCAAGAAAGTAGAGGAAAAGATGGACAATAGGAACCACTGGATATTTGGGGATGTTGCAGAAAAATGATTTAATATAATCAGTTGGATAATTATGTGCTCCTCTCTATACTTTTCATACAGGAGTCCAAAGGCA is a window from the Poecile atricapillus isolate bPoeAtr1 chromosome 7, bPoeAtr1.hap1, whole genome shotgun sequence genome containing:
- the PLPPR4 gene encoding phospholipid phosphatase-related protein type 4 isoform X1, which encodes MSAKERQKGKVTKDSVTLLPCFYFVELPILASSVVSLYFLELTDVFKPVHSGFNCYDKSLSMPYIEPTQESVPFLMLLSLVFAGPSITIMIGEGILYCCLSKRRNGIGTEANINAGGCNFNSFLRRAVRFVGVHVFGLCATALVTDIIQLSTGYQAPYFLTVCKPNYTSLNVSCSENSYVVEDICSGADLNIINAGRKSFPSQHATLAAFAAVYISMYFNSTLTDSSKLLKPLLVFAFIICGIICGLTRITQYKNHPVDVYCGFLIGGGIALYLGLYAVGNFLPSDENVFHQNFHREPLRSLTDLSQDASRILPGKNGGSSDGIVSHRTEGILNRNHRDSGSLTNLKRANADVEIITPRSPMGKENMVTFSNTLPRVNTPSLEDPARRNATIHASMDSARSKQLLSQWKNKNESRKLSLQVIETESGQSPPRAIEMRSSSEPSRVGVNGDHHGPTTQYLKIQPGSVPGCNNSGLTGGPRVSIQSRPGSSQLVHIPEETQENVNSSPKTSSARAKWLKAAEKSVACRSNSQPRIMQVIAMSKQQGVLQGSPKSSEGSTVTCTGAIRYKTLTDHEPSSIVRVEAHPENNRPVIQMPSEGEGSGSWKWKGPEKVTLRQTYELNDLNRDSESCDSLKDSYGSGDRKRSNIDNAEHHHHGITTIRVTPVEGSEIGSETLSISSSRDSTLRRKGNIILIPERGSSPENTRNIFYKGTSPTRAYKD
- the PLPPR4 gene encoding phospholipid phosphatase-related protein type 4 isoform X2, translating into MSAKERQKGKVTKDSVTLLPCFYFVELPILASSVVSLYFLELTDVFKPVHSGFNCYDKSLSMPYIEPTQESVPFLMLLSLVFAGPSITIMIGEGILYCCLSKRRNGIGTEANINAGGCNFNSFLRRAVRFVGVHVFGLCATALVTDIIQLSTGYQAPYFLTVCKPNYTSLNVSCSENSYVVEDICSGADLNIINAGRKSFPSQHATLAAFAAVYISGLYAVGNFLPSDENVFHQNFHREPLRSLTDLSQDASRILPGKNGGSSDGIVSHRTEGILNRNHRDSGSLTNLKRANADVEIITPRSPMGKENMVTFSNTLPRVNTPSLEDPARRNATIHASMDSARSKQLLSQWKNKNESRKLSLQVIETESGQSPPRAIEMRSSSEPSRVGVNGDHHGPTTQYLKIQPGSVPGCNNSGLTGGPRVSIQSRPGSSQLVHIPEETQENVNSSPKTSSARAKWLKAAEKSVACRSNSQPRIMQVIAMSKQQGVLQGSPKSSEGSTVTCTGAIRYKTLTDHEPSSIVRVEAHPENNRPVIQMPSEGEGSGSWKWKGPEKVTLRQTYELNDLNRDSESCDSLKDSYGSGDRKRSNIDNAEHHHHGITTIRVTPVEGSEIGSETLSISSSRDSTLRRKGNIILIPERGSSPENTRNIFYKGTSPTRAYKD